The following proteins are encoded in a genomic region of Verrucomicrobiota bacterium:
- the flgB gene encoding flagellar basal body rod protein FlgB: MACVDRAPGGRSAVARRVLGTSRQKVMVNGLFTQTNYQGLKKMLDATVLRHEAIASNMANLETPNYKRIDVESNFGEELSRAVAARDAREIARLQPRIVMDKNAVSPNRDGNTVQLEKELVAMQQNTLNHTMQTQFLSSSLMKLRSAIQGRNA; the protein is encoded by the coding sequence ATGGCTTGCGTTGATCGGGCGCCCGGGGGAAGGAGCGCCGTGGCACGTCGCGTGCTTGGCACCAGTCGGCAAAAAGTTATGGTCAACGGACTTTTTACGCAGACAAATTATCAAGGGCTCAAAAAAATGCTCGACGCTACCGTTCTGCGTCACGAGGCCATTGCGAGCAACATGGCGAATTTGGAGACGCCAAACTATAAGCGGATCGACGTTGAATCCAATTTCGGCGAGGAACTAAGCCGAGCCGTGGCGGCGCGCGACGCGAGAGAAATCGCCCGCCTCCAGCCCCGGATTGTCATGGACAAAAACGCCGTGTCCCCCAACCGCGACGGCAATACGGTCCAGCTCGAAAAAGAGCTCGTCGCCATGCAGCAGAACACGCTGAATCACACAATGCAGACGCAGTTCCTCTCGTCGTCGTTGATGAAGCTGAGATCTGCGATCCAAGGACGTAACGCATGA